CTGCTTTGGCAGAAGGAACCTCTTCGCATCTCATTTCTGTGCAGGTCAACATATTATGATCAATTACCAACACCAGCCAACCTGAGCGTCTGGTATGACGTATGAGCATAAGACGGATTGTTGCAATGCGTGTGGAAATAAGGGTACATTGCAGCATATTCTGAGTGCATGTAGGGGTGCTCTTGCGAGTGGTATGTACACCTGGAGGCATAATAACGTCCTCGGAGTAATAGTGGAGGCAGTCAAGCtgcaagttgatcaaaataatgtttcacaAGCTCCAACCAACACCAAGCACTACATATCATTTGTGAAGGAGGGCTCTCAGTCCAGGTCATATAGTTCCAGTTCAAGATCGAGCATCCTTTCTTCGGCAAATGACTGGTGCATTAGGGCTGATCTGGATAGCAAAAGAGGATTTCCAAGAGAGATATTGATCACCGCACTGCATCCAGATATTGTCATATGGTCAAGAGGCTGGGAAAGAAGTGATCATTGAAGAGCTGACTGTCCcatggaaagacaacattgatgAAGCTCATGAGAGAAAATTGACCAAGTATTCAGAATTGAGAGCAGAATGCAAGGATAGAGGTTGGAAGGCTTCTTGCTACCCCTTAGAAGTCGGCAGCCGTGGTTTTGTTGCACACTCTTTGCAGAAGTGGCTGCGAGATCTAgcccatatggaagaacaggggaatacttaaattttcccctgaatatggacccagtataaagaagaaataaacaaaataaacaaagctTCAACAGAAGAGAGCTAAAGTCAGTTAGCAGGGCAGCGTCAGAGGATGCAGAATCAGGATCGTTGTGGATGTGGTCCAAGTACATTCAGAGGAGTAGATAATCTGAAAGTGAAGTACATCATCAGTATCCTCATTCCTCAGCCAGATCAGGCAAGCCAGCTAGCCATAACTTGTATTTGTTCTCATTCCTTCATATCAACTCCAGTTAGCTAGGGTTAAGTGATTCCAGCTGCATGGTAGGGTTAGAGGGGCCGGATCCCGTCCGCTTACCCGAGACTAGTTTGGTCATCTGGAGTACATATACACAGATCCCCTTTTGACGGTGATAGCGTATCCCCATATGGGCAAAGTGTCTTGCTTTTGTCAAGCTGTATAGTATGGGTGTAAGCTGGTGCTTGATCTCCTATTTTGGTTGGCTGGCCTGTGCCTATTACATTTTCTGAGAAGCGGATTCGGGTGCTGGAACACAGAGGAACTGAAGGATACAAGAAGAGTCAAAGAGACAGCACAGCAAGTCAACGAAAGTCTTGAAGCCATTGATCAGTGCAGCTTGCCCGGGAAGCTGAAGCTGTGGTGCTTGCAATGTGGTCTCATGCCACAGATTATGTGGCCACTCACAGTCTATGAGGTAGCAATAACCCATGTAGAGGCAATGGAGTGGAAGATCAACAACTTTGTCAAGAAGTGGCTTGGAGCTCCACGCAGCTTAACAAACATAGCAATCCATAGCAGTTAGCTAGGGTTAAGTGATTCCAGCTGCATGGTAGGGTTAGAGGCGCCGGATCCCGTCCGCTTACTACAGACTAGTTTGGTCAATGTCATCTGGGGGTACACAGATCCCCTTTTGATGGTGATAGCGTATCCCCATATGGGCAAAGCGTCTTACTTTGTCAAGCTGGCATAGTATGGGTGCTAGCACCACTTGATCTCCTATTTTGGTTGGCCTGTGCCTATTACATTTTCTGAGAAGCAGATTATTTATTTAGCAGCAGATGCTAGAAGCATAGTTTTAGTTTTATTAGTAGCTCACCAGCAGGAGGTGGTGTTTTTCACTGCCGGCCCCCACCTCgagggagtcttgattataagagggctgaaactccccaagacaggtggcaatcaactgatgatcccTTCGTGTAAGCACAAGACAATTTCCATTtgtggtctttgtgtatatttaacaGGTCAGTTTGAAGGTGGTTATTTTGAATCCGCTGCATGTTAAGTTTGTAATTTGGGGGAAAGTGGTCAAATTCTCATTTTAAAGGACACTACCTGATCATCCCAATTTAACCTAATACTAGGGTGAATGAAATGGCCAGCAAAAGATAAATACAGTAATATACCAGCAAAATTTAgttcccgcccccccccccagaaaatgGTCTAGCAACGGCCCTGAAAAAGCCACATAACTAACCCAACAAATCCAAGAATCCCTCTCAACCCAATTCCGTAGTCGCATTGATGACCCAACGAAACCCAACAAAGTTCCAAACTACATATTACTGTCATTTACTGACCCAATGGTTGGTGCCTAACAAAAGGTTAATATAGCCCCGAGTTGCCGAGTATAACAAGCCAGTCCGCTCGATCATTCCTTCAAGCAAACTTGCAAAATAGACAAGTGACAAATGGAAGAAAGAACAACTTGAAATTCTACTTCTACTTTTATTGAAATGATAGTGATGATTCCAACACCATAATTGGTTATATATATATTGATATGTGTTTTTAATCCTATGATTAGGTACGGCACGATAGAATACATTTATATTGAGCTTCAtactatataaaaatattttcaatacaagCAACTTAGTATAGCTACATATGTCTAATTAACATGATTTTAATTTGCCCTGTTTTTGACTTAAATTATGAAGACAATCTGCCCAAGCTGCCCTTTACATTTTTCACTTAAGCTAGAAAATGTTAATTTGATAGAAATGGTAGGGTTAAAAAACCTGCATTAATCTTAACTGAATAATTTACTTTTTTTGTAGAAAAATACAGTGAATCTCTATAAACTTACGAAGAACCCTGCATATCCCTTTATAGTATTACATGAGTGCTAATCATAATTTTATGCACAAATTATTGGCATTGTCTGAATCCTTCAGTCAGTCAGGCACCACAACACCTTAACTATGCCACTAAACCCGATGGCCAAGGGTTGTATGCAACAGTGGGATTACAAGGTTTAGTGTCAGGACAATAGTGACAGAAGCAGCAGCATAAGATGAACAACGTTCATCACAATTGTTAATCTCTACAGCTACACTGATACAATTCAGCTCAGAACACAATCTGATCCTGCTTTACAGGTTGTCATGATCGCAGGTCAGCAAGTCACACAGCTCTTTATGAACCTCATTCACCTTTTCTTTAAACTAACTTAAGGATTCAGACCACAATGTATATTATTCAGAATATACCTGCATATTATTTGGGTTGCAATTTGCTTTTATCACTTTCAAGCTTGATTTGCTTAAGCTCAGCTGCTGCATATATAGACCTGTATAAATGAGTATAAGAAGTTACTCCTAACTCCAAAATTATGTTACATATACAATTtgatgatcagcttgtaataggtgaAACATTGTGGATTGACACAGCTGGGCACATCACATACGCGAACTGCACTGTATGTGTTACTTGATAGACACACACTTTTGTGAATTTAGTGtgggcgtaagttgggacttgatTGACATGCATCACATAATCCTTGCCTATTACGAGCTAATCATGAAGCTGCTTATTACAATATAGAGGTCACAGACAATGTctgtgtatatttttgtgaatGTTGCTTTTGGTCTGCTTTGAAATTTTTAATCCCTCTTATTTGCATTTCAAATGAAGGGAGACAAAACAGCGTAAACCTTCTTTCCATACTTACTGGCCATTACATTATTTTGGAGTTGGGAGTAGCTACAAAAGGTGGAAGACAGTCACTTCAACTTAACCAGATCTTGGTTTTAAACTCACATCGCATCTGACTGATGTTCAAACCTTGAGTTCAATCAATATGCTATGTATCATTGCTCAATGTCTGGCATTGATGCAGTAAAAAAATATAGCCTATATTTTTTCAGATATGCATGTACAACAATCATTTGATCTGAATTCTCAAAAGTGTGATTCATACTCATACAGATGTCACAAACCTTCAATATAGAGTTCTTGTACTGTGCAGCAGAATATGCTTCACTACACCAAACTGATATTTGGGATGTACCACTGTCAAACACTGCTCTATTATGTGGACCACAATTCATCGTCTGCATTATTACATACTGaaaaaaggctgccttgtgggatttcttaaaaattattgtcatctaattgtgatgataCAACTTTATATACTAATTTTGAggtaaaataacaatatgaaatacaaggCAGCCTATTGAGATGGGACAGTTTTGTGATGTAGCAGACCACATGGATGTTCAGTTTCCCAAGACAAGGCAGTTAATCACTAGAATCTCACACACACTCATCTGCCAGGACACAGTTCAGTGGCCTCAATATGTTTAGTACATCATTGAATGACTTCTGAATGTGTGGGTACAACAGTGTGTACTCCACATCTTGAGGTCATGCTTTGAGCTACGTTTGTTGAATGGGAAGTTACAAACTATATGCTGTTGCATATGAGATCATTTTGGTTCATATGAGGGTATGAATTCAATCTACTTTTGAAAATTCAGACCAGGATTTGATATTGTTGATATATAGATCCATCTATTCTGGTTGTGGTGTGACACGCAGGTACTGCTTGCCGGATGCCACCTGCTTAATTTCGACACCCTTAGGGAACAGCTTGGGACATTCTTCTGCCTTAACTGAAGGCAATACCATGCAAGGTTCTCCTTGCTGCAAAGTAATagaaaacaaatattattgtgttgttattcGATAACCAAACACGGTTTTCTTGTACAACAAGATATTTACCATCATGTGAAATCCTTGATCTCTTCAGCTGCAATCGTGACATGAACTGCTACAGACTAAGATCTTCAATTCAATCCCTGCTTGCTTATTCTACTCAACTTTCAACACATTTTATGGTGAAAACTTTTTCTCATGCAGCAACTTTGTTTCAGAATAACTTTAAATCAATGTCAAATCTATGCAAAAGACTCACAAGTTATAAGTTTTGTGATAAAATAAATGACAGAATAAATGATAAGTATTTTTGTTTATGAAAAACAATGGGTGAAAAACAAGAAAATTCATATAGTTTATTCTCATTTTAAGTCttgttaaatattatttaaataactAAACCTCCTTTTGAATAGAAAAAAGTGGCTAAAATGAAAACTCCCCATACTccttattctaaaatgaacgTAACTTGTAAATTTAGTTGCGCGGAGAGTGCATGGCATATTATGTAGTATGCTTACAGCACGCTATATACTTGCAGCTAGTAAGCACTTTGACATGTGTGTTCCGTAATGACACAGGAACCAATGAAATTTAGTGCTTACAAGCTAGAATGCTCTGCAATGTGCTTTGCAATCATGTTGTATGCAAAAACATTTTCTCAGTGCTTAGAGCTCTTGCATTTTGTGGTTTACACACATTTCTAATATCCCATATATTAAAATAATGAGCGAAGTGTGTGTTTGGCCATGTGTTTCGCCATGCTGCGATGCATTAACCGACATGGATAGGTACCGAGCATGCGTTGTTGAAGGGGTGGTTTTAGAGGTCATATCAGAGGCCAAAGGTTATTATATTTGTAAGCATTttgaagtgtttttttttaatttgagtctAAAAAATCTAAAAAACGGGCTGGGACTGTACCCAAGTTCTTACAAGAGGTACATTGTTAGTGTAATTATGGGTATAAAGCAATATTATGGGCGTTTTCGATTTGTGGGAGTACTCCCACAATGTAGACGTCTCCAAATGGCATTTTAGGGCCTCTAGAGGGGGTAggtattaaataataatataccCCCAGAGTGACACACTCTGTATGCCACCATCGGCCAGTCGGCCACTATGGGAGCGTCATCATACCCCCACAATGTATGTTCATACCTATTCATACCCCCACAACGTCATCTTATACCAACAAACATACAACATACACGCAACACTGTGGGCGTACCCAAATAATGTACCTCTTGTAAGTAGGTGTGTCAGTACTTGAGTCAGTACGGTAATTCCTGATGGTTGGTCCAACCATTCAGTGTGTGTGTCATGACAGATGATGCTACTTACCTTCCAGTTTACTGGTGTGGCTACCTTCTTGGTTGCTGTAAGCTGCAGGGAATCCACTACTCTCAATAACTCACTGCAAAGACAAAGACAAATGTGTAAGGCTTTGGTGGACAAAGTCCCTTTAACTAATTTATGTATATCCTGGAGGAATCCTTTCCTTTTGATACAAAAGGTTTCGTTAGAAGACTATGTTTTAACTAGAATTACGAGCCTACGCGGTTTGTAATtgaggtggcccccacacaaatgTGTGTAAAATTCAAAGGTTTGTAAATGCAAATACTATGCAatttgcaaataagctcattaatattcataaatatgcaaataacatggcgcaaaactatacagcacatcaggccaccatatactatcacaatatcaagtttgaagttgatcagttattgtatttaagctgcagagtggattaatgaaaatataggcgaaatatgcaaatgagctcattaatattcatgaatatgcaaataagatgacacataactatacagcacatcaggccccTATTTCAAATCCCTATACTAAGTTTGAACTTGATCGATTTTTGctattaagctgcagagtggattaatgaaaatgtagaaaAAATATGCAATcagttcattaatattcataaatattcaaataacatgacacaaaactaacagcccatcaggccaccatatcctatcaccataccaagtttgaagttgatcagtgattccatttaagctgcagagtggattggCCCTAACCACTTGGGCAAACTGTCATGAACTGGGCTAACAACAGAAAGTGACCTCCTCCTACCACCAAATGTAAAGTTGCAAATTGGTAGTGTCGAGACACTGTGTTGGTGTTCTTTATTTgccacgcacctgttcaagccagtagtatgtctgtatgtccttcgtAAATTGGGACACATGGCCATTTACGAAaaacatactactggcttgtacaggtgcatggcaaacaaagaacatcaactcagtcaacCAGGATGTCTTGAagctaccaacttgcgactttatgctcattttgtggtagcaggtcacatatttctGATGCTGTGATCTTCTTTGGGTATACCCTATAACTTACTCAAAGTTTCTGCCAGTTGTTGCAGGGTAGAGGATTGACAACTTGAGCTTCTTGTCTGGACCAATGATGAACACCTGTCAGGAGAATTAatcaacaaataaaaacaaagtaATTAAGTTTGGCTGTAAAAGCATACCACAAGTTACTCTTTGTCAATACCCAGCGATCGTGTATGGAGTGATAAAGGCATGATGGCAGCCAGTGGCATAGCGTTATAGGGGCACGTGCCTGCCCCAATCCATTGCAAAAATTGGAAAATCCCAtaagaaaattgctgaaaatggcttgtgccccccatcagaTCTGGttacccccaatcatggtcggtgccccccccccccaatatgatgaagaatgctacgccactgatggcATCCAGTGGTGCCAGTCAACCGCTCAAATTTTCATCAAGCTATATACTACAACACAcaaaagatatcttacacttcccacaatgcatttcttcttgaatcgatttgctattcagtgaaatatggttcaatagtgacaaaaatacctcaattgtAAGATCTGGATGAGTTCTGTTAATTTAGGTGCTTTtttactattgacccatgttgcactgaatagtaaatccataccgcggaaacatggcatgttgcctcaggggatcgacgctaagtcaggtaccgcgtgagaaaattcaaaaataagcGCAAACAGCGCGTACACTACAAAAGAAACTTTGGCGTAAGATAAgcaatgtcgccaggtctgtacgctgtaccggcgtcagctgaattcgagtacgcttagagggcacaggcatggaaaattccaatctgtgtattaataatctaagagtAAATCAGTAtgtgaagaaatgcattgtgggaagtgtaagatatcttctctgacatAACAGGTTGTGACACAGAGAGACTATTGATGAGTACATGTGGGAATCATTTTGACATGTTAGCAACAAACCAACTCCTAGGACTTGTATTTGTATATAAAATCATATCATTCAATATGTACAACAAAGGATAATAACCACTGAAACATggtaaaatgtaaaatgttttttatagttttgagTTTACAAGCATGGGACCCCTTATTTCCTTCGAACATTAATTATAGGTCAAATATCTTTGCATCGATAACATATTATGTTTCAAATGTATTTTTTAGTTGAGGACCCCATTGCACACAAGCCAGTTCAGCATATTGCAATAttttagtttgttttgttttgaaaatacaaAGTATATAAATACTATGGCATGGGCCTGGTAACTCCCTTATGTATGAATATTCATTTTTGCGACTGATGTGGTGCATATACCAATTTTTGGGAGAAATAACCATGGAATTTGGAAACTAGAGCAAAATACATGTACTTCAATTACAGTCCAACCTCCCTTGAATTTATCCGGGCCTCTTTTATGGATCTCTCTATTATCTGGACATGTGATCTTCATAGCAAAACTTGTTTTTTAAGCTtgatttaaaacatttaaaaggaATGACATATACATTGTAATATATATTGTTAATTATAAGTAttaattaaaaaccaaaaattaatatTGCCATCAACATGTATGACCAGCACTGCCATCAACATGTATGACAGGCATGACTTCCCTGAAATGTATGCATGCCTGCGCTCATAGACTCTGCTGCGCTGCATGCACCATATAATTCAGTGAAAATAATAAAGTTTATGGTGATTTATATAAATACCAAAGACTGTGTCTGATAATAGAAATTTGTTCATGCAAATCAAATGCCCCTAACTATCCATACAATTGCTGGCACCATAAAGGTCTAGGCTGGCACCACCACGCTCAAGTGCACATAGCatatacattaattttcactggatagcaaatttttgtttaaattactAGTACCGTAATACTAGTTTGAATGAAAATTACGGGGAAAATTAAAGGGCTGTTAAAAGAACATAAGGCATTTGTATATCATTATTGTTGGACTTGGGCAGGAGGGGTATAATGCAAGTTAAAATAAGTATGATATTTGTCTGCAATGGGGCACTTCAATAACACCATCCCTCTGGACACTACTTGTTAAAGTTAAGTGCATTACTAAAGGGGTCCCTCAAAGCCAAAAGGGCTCTACAAATGGTTGAACAACACAGAATATACAATAAAATTATCTGTAAGATGCTTGAATCCACTGCAtgtaaaacatttaatttaaCACTATACCATACATGATACATGGGCTGTACAGGGATCAACATCATAAAAAAAATGCTTAGAATTTCtttaaaatggtctcaaattattcctaAGTTGGCAAAAGCAATTCAAAAGAAGAATAGTTTGCGCCATCTGGGATGTGTTATTACATAGGTAACAGCACCAAATTGGTCATGGCCAATACAGCTAAATGGGGACTGATCTCTTTCAACCTGAtaagtaacaaaacatccaagatatggcaaactattcttaatttGGATGGTTTTTCAAAGTTCAAAGGTGAAACATATCTGAATCTTCCTGGCTAGAGGAATACATAGTGGAGTGGTTTCAACAACATAAAAACATTTCATTCACCCTAGTATTAGGTTAAATTGGGATGATCGGGTAGTGTCCCTTAAAACGAGAATTTGACcaccaaaattgcaaaattttaagtTTGAATCTGCTGCATGTTAAAATATGCAGCAGATCAAAATAAGCACCATCAAACTGACCTAAAACACCCCTCAGATTTTTTAATGTATCACTTGTGTATATGGTGTCATAATAAATGTCACCTTTAATCCATGGGGAAACATGTCTTGCAGGTACTACAATAAGTTTTGTCTTTCTCATTGCTGAAAGTATACATGTCCCATTACAATATTTTGCTCCACACATTCTTGTTCCTATACTTGCTAAATGTATAATAACTTATTTTTTGACACTAATTAAAAGCAacgatattaaaattatatttggtCAAAACTTGATtacaatttttattattattaatcatcaTCCTGTGACAGACAGAAACCATTATGCCTTACACCTGGCATTTTTCACAAACCAATGACAATTATATTAAATGAGTAAATTATATCATACAAACTTGGCTTGCATGtgtagtatacatgtacatgccaaAAATAATATGCCATCTCTCTGCTCTCTATCAAGCCAAGATGTGATAAAAGTGTGTGCACATATTATCACAAATGTATATGTATACAGTTATGTATACAGTATGCATACCTTTATCTAAGGTTAAACATGCTTCTCTTTTGGCCTGACCAACATGCACCCACCACTTGCAGAGCCGTTGCCAGGGGATGCCACACACcccataaatatgccaatttgaataaaaaggtTTGGTTTTTCTCtgaaacatttgaaaatcatcctttttttgactgaaaattaacAATCacacaaagtccactttttagccTCCCTGCACCCCACCTGACCACCTGGTATACATGtactatcactatggaccacaatggcctcattccagtggcatagttcaataacctcaattaaacaatcatagtgtaaaatttgacatcaagttgcagagtataagtttttgtactcaaattttcaaaggtaattcaatgaatgtacaaatattaCGAAATgtattaaagaactgtgccctgatagatgagcatgttgtggatcctagtgtatataCTCACACATCTTGCTGTAAGTGGTAAGCCTGCTGCATCCTTCTCATCTGGGTCCAACATGCCAAATTGGACAGCCAAATCACGCTTGGGATCAGCGATGATGGGATAATCAAATTCGTCACATTTACTGTAGCCTTTGATGTCCTGTTTAAGAAACATTACAGAAATTAAGAGAAGATAGTTATGAGTGCATTTGTGGGGGGTGGGGGTATTTCTTTCTTATGCAATttccaaagtgtttaatattttttagttttattttatattatagttCCCCAAGAACTGTTTCAAAACCAGGATAAACAGTGATGGGGCATGGCATATTGGTGACAAAGAACATCATTTCAATGACAAGTGTTCTTGTCAAGTATATTCATGTTATACCGGCCATACCGACagccaaaatgtcaaattttggaaatttaatgcGGGCAAAGTGTGCAATAACTATACTTGGAGTGAACCAGGTCAAACGGAAGAAGGATACGTGCACATggcaaattttggcaaaaagaatattttgcgattctatttttgacatttttcagtagata
Above is a genomic segment from Amphiura filiformis chromosome 17, Afil_fr2py, whole genome shotgun sequence containing:
- the LOC140137989 gene encoding LOW QUALITY PROTEIN: peroxiredoxin-6-like (The sequence of the model RefSeq protein was modified relative to this genomic sequence to represent the inferred CDS: inserted 2 bases in 2 codons) encodes the protein MPNLGDVFPDFDAQTTVGAIKFHEWLGNSWGILFSHPXDYTPVCTTELGKAAAMQSDFXKRGVKMIALSCDSVESHQGWIKDIKGYSKCDEFDYPIIADPKRDLAVQFGMLDPDEKDAAGLPLTARCVFIIGPDKKLKLSILYPATTGRNFDELLRVVDSLQLTATKKVATPVNWKQGEPCMVLPSVKAEECPKLFPKGVEIKQVASGKQYLRVTPQPE